In Hirschia baltica ATCC 49814, the genomic stretch AGCTGAGTGGGTAAGTGCGCCGACTGAGATAAAGTCTACGCCGCTTTCAGCGATAGCTTTCACAGTAGATAGGTTTACACCGCCTGAGGCCTCTGCTTTGCACGTGCCGTTTATCATGGCGACAGCTTCGCGCAGCATATCGGGTTTCATATTGTCGAGTAGGACAGCTGTTGGTGTAAAAGGGATGGCTTCTTTAAGCTGTTCAAGTGTGTCCACCTCTATTTCGATAGAGCATAGATGACCAACGGAGGCTTTGGCGCGTTCCAATACGGCTTTAATGCTACCTGCAGCTGCGATGTGGTTGTCTTTGATCAAAATGGCATCATCCAAGCCTAAACGGTGGTTTACGCCGCCTCCGAGCCTTACAGCGCGTTTTTCAAGGGCGCGAAAACCGGGGGTGGTCTTGCGAGTACATACAATGCGGGCATTAGTGTGTTTGACTTCATCGACAAATTTGCTTGTCAGCGTCGAAATGCCAGATAGAGGGCCGATGAAATTTAATATCATGCGCTCTGCTGTTAGGATGGATCGGGCAAAGCCTTTTAGTCGAATAAGTTCTGCGCCTTTTTCAAATGGTTTGCCTTCTTCGTGTACCACTTCCCATTCTAGATCGGGGTCGACAATACGTGCTGCTAGTCTTGCTGCGTCATAGCCTGCTGCAATGCCAGGTTCGCGTGCGTTTACTGTGGCGATCATTCGCGTATCGGCTGGTATTGTGACATCAGTTGTGATGTCGCCTGCGCGGCCAAGGTCTTCGCTGAGCGCCAAACGGACAAGAGGTTCGATTATAACATCAGGAAGCGGTGGGATAGGCAGAATGTTCATATAAAAAATCTCTTTGTGTGCGGCATTCATTTGTAGCACGGCCAAGCTTAAGCGGCCTGAATTGTATTATCCATTGGAATGCGCGTGATTATTGGCTTTAAATCGTCACTTTTACTAACATAAGTGCGGGCAGGTGCATCTTCCTGCGGGTAGTCGGTGCGGTAATGTCCGCCGCGACTTTCTTTGCGTTCAAGGGCGGCGCGCGCAATCATGCGGCAGACGGTGAGCGCGCGTGCGCCGCCGCGTACATCTTCTTTTTCTTCAATCCAGTTGCAAAGCAATGTGAGGCCGTCTTTATTGCGAGAAACACCAGCATGATCGGCCATCAGAATGCGAAGGGCTTCTAGGTCTGTAGGATCTAGGTCAACAGGTGGTTGACCAAATAAAAGCCCTTGAGCGCTGGATAATGTTGCTTCGCGCAGGCGTGTTGCGATGCGGTCAGCAAATACAACAGCTTCTAGCAAGGAATTGGAGGCGAGGCGGTTTGCACCATGTGCGCCGGTTGAAGAACTTTCTCCACAAACGGATAAGCCATCTAAGGATGTGCGTCCCCAGATATCGGATACAACGCCGCCCATGTGGTAATGCGCGGCAGGCGCGACTGGAATATGATCTTTGCGCGGGTCTATGCCTGCGGCTTCACAGGCTGCGAAAACTGTAGGGAAATGGTGTGGGAATTCGTCACCCACAGCTGCTATTGTGTCGAGAAATGCGCCGCGACCTGCCATGCGTTCGGCATAGATGGCGCGGGCAACTTCATCACGAGGAGCCATTTCGCCTTTTTCATTGTAATCAAACATAAAGCGGCGACCATTTTTGTCGCGCAATACGGCACCTTCACCGCGCAAGGCTTCCGTAGCAAGCGGAGCTGGATCGCGGTCAACATCAATGGCTGTGGGATGAAATTGCACAAATTCTGGATCAGCAATTAAAGCGCCGCATTCATACGCCATGGCAATGCCATCACCGCGCGATGAACGCGGGTTGGTTGTGACTTGAAATAAACCACCTGATCCGCCTGCGCATATCACAGTTTCCAGTGCCAACATTCGATGGGTTTCACCTGATGCTACATTTTGTGCGACGATGCCCCCAATGCGGCCATGCTCATCTTGTAATAATGATATGGCTTTGACGCCTTCGATTAGCTCTATATGGTCAGCTGCTCTTGAGGCATTCACCAAAGCTTCCATAATGGCGGCACCGGCTAGATCGCCGGCAACGCGGGCCACACGCGGATG encodes the following:
- a CDS encoding L-aspartate oxidase; amino-acid sequence: MTVNNMENSTSSRSDTDILIIGAGLAGLFLALKLAPRKCTVISPAPLGTAASSSWAQGGLAAALHPADSPALHAKDTIAAGGHLVEPVVASLIATHGPERVRDLLELGVPFDRTENGALALSLEAAHSHPRVARVAGDLAGAAIMEALVNASRAADHIELIEGVKAISLLQDEHGRIGGIVAQNVASGETHRMLALETVICAGGSGGLFQVTTNPRSSRGDGIAMAYECGALIADPEFVQFHPTAIDVDRDPAPLATEALRGEGAVLRDKNGRRFMFDYNEKGEMAPRDEVARAIYAERMAGRGAFLDTIAAVGDEFPHHFPTVFAACEAAGIDPRKDHIPVAPAAHYHMGGVVSDIWGRTSLDGLSVCGESSSTGAHGANRLASNSLLEAVVFADRIATRLREATLSSAQGLLFGQPPVDLDPTDLEALRILMADHAGVSRNKDGLTLLCNWIEEKEDVRGGARALTVCRMIARAALERKESRGGHYRTDYPQEDAPARTYVSKSDDLKPIITRIPMDNTIQAA
- the nadC gene encoding carboxylating nicotinate-nucleotide diphosphorylase, encoding MNILPIPPLPDVIIEPLVRLALSEDLGRAGDITTDVTIPADTRMIATVNAREPGIAAGYDAARLAARIVDPDLEWEVVHEEGKPFEKGAELIRLKGFARSILTAERMILNFIGPLSGISTLTSKFVDEVKHTNARIVCTRKTTPGFRALEKRAVRLGGGVNHRLGLDDAILIKDNHIAAAGSIKAVLERAKASVGHLCSIEIEVDTLEQLKEAIPFTPTAVLLDNMKPDMLREAVAMINGTCKAEASGGVNLSTVKAIAESGVDFISVGALTHSAVNLDVGLDYGD